In Luteimonas sp. MC1750, the following proteins share a genomic window:
- the rnpA gene encoding ribonuclease P protein component: MDRRLPRQARVRVRADFDRIFGEGRRTGTPLLALHLLRDGQPARLGLAVSRKVDRRAVGRNRIKRALREEFRALRDVLPPAAYVVVARHAAASATRVALRMAFHDALRRAGALPAPDPGVTMPAASPVHVPAPRSSGE, from the coding sequence ATGGACCGCCGCTTGCCGCGCCAGGCGCGCGTACGCGTGCGCGCGGATTTCGACCGCATCTTCGGCGAGGGCCGCCGCACCGGCACGCCCCTGCTCGCCCTGCACCTGCTCCGCGACGGCCAGCCGGCGCGGCTGGGCCTTGCCGTGTCGCGCAAGGTCGATCGCCGCGCGGTCGGCCGCAACCGCATCAAGCGCGCCCTGCGCGAGGAGTTCCGCGCGCTGCGCGACGTGCTGCCGCCGGCGGCCTATGTCGTGGTCGCGCGCCATGCCGCGGCGAGCGCCACCCGCGTCGCGCTGCGCATGGCCTTCCACGACGCCCTGCGCCGTGCCGGCGCGTTGCCCGCGCCCGACCCGGGCGTCACAATGCCCGCCGCTTCCCCCGTCCACGTCCCTGCGCCGCGCTCCAGCGGCGAATGA